ACCAGGCCGTCCAGGAACTTGTTGGTCGCGTAGACCGGGTCCTTGATCTGGTCGATGGTGCCCCAGCCCTGTGACGGGCGCTGCTGGAACAGGCCCACCGAGTCGCGGTCGCCGCCCTCCAGGTTGTGGATCTTCGACTCCTGCATCGCGGTGGCCAGCGCGATGGTCACCGCCCGCTCGGGCAGCCCGCGGGAGAGCGCCACCGCGGTGATGGTGGCCGCGTTGGAGGCCGCCGCCAGGTCCAGGGTGCCGCCGCCGGCCACGGTGGTGATCTTGCAGCCCTCCGGCGGCAGCGGGGACAGCTTGTCCCGGTTGAGGTACACGATCAGCGCGCCGACCGTGGCCAGCGCCAGCAGGCCCACCAGCAGCCGCCGGACCGGCCGCCCGCGTCGCACCGCCGCGGCGGTGCCGCCCTGCCCGCCGTCCGCCATCCCGGCCACCGCAGCTCCTCTCGTCCCAACCCGCCGCTCGCGACACCGTACCCACTCGGACGGCTGTACGTCCGTACCGGTTGCCGCGATCTGCGCCACGTCCCCGGCCGGTGCCGTTCGTACCCCCCGTCAGCCCTCCCGGGGGTCGCCGCCGGGCGGGGGCGCACGGGCCGACCTGCGGGTGCCCGGGGCCGCGGCTCGATAGGGTGGGCGACCATGAGCAGCCCGAACGCGCCCCTCGACCTGACCATCGACGGCGGAGCGCTGACCGCCCGACTCGTCGACTTCCCCTCCGTCAGCGGCGACGAGCAGCCGCTCGCCGACGCCGTCGAGGCCGCGCTGCGGGCCCACCCCCACCTCACCGTCGACCGGTTCGGCAACAACGTGGTCGCCCGCACCACCCTCGGCCGCGCCGAGCGGGTGCTGATCGCCGGCCACCTGGACACCGTGCCGATCGCCGACAACCTGCCCAGCTACGTCGAGGGCGACCTGCTCTACGGCTGCGGCACCTCCGACATGAAGTCCGGCGTCGCCGTGGCGCTGCGGCTCGCCGCCACCCTGCCCGAGCCCAACCGCGACCTCACCTTCGTCTTCTACGACTGCGAGGAGATCGAGGCCTCCCGCAACGGCCTGGGCCGGCTGGCCGCCGCCCACCCCGAGTGGCTGGCCGCCGACTTCGCCGTGCTGATGGAGCCCAGCGGCGCGACCGTCGAGGGCGGCTGCCAGGGCACCCTGCGCGCCGACGTCAAGCTCACCGGTACCCGGGCCCACTCCGCCCGCAGCTGGCTCGGCGACAACGCCATCCACAAGGCCGTCGAGGTGCTGCGCCGACTCTCCGAGTACCAGCCGCGCCGGGTGGAGATCGACGGCCTGGAGTACCGCGAGGGCCTCAACGCCACCCGGATCGACGGCGGGGTGGCCGGCAACGTCATCCCGGACGAGTGCGTGGTCCACGTGAACTTCCGGTTCGCCCCGGACCGCACGGTCGAGGAGGCGGCCGACCACGTCCGCGAGGTGTTCGCCGGCTTCGACGTGGACGTCACCGACAGCGCCGCGGGCGCCCTGCCGGGGCTGGCCCAGCCCGCCGCCCGGGACTTCCTGGCGGCCGTCGGCGGGAAGCCGCGGGCCAAGTTCGGCTGGACCGACGTCGCCCGGTTCAGCGCCCTCGGCGTCCCGGCCGTCAACTACGGGCCCGGCGATCCCAACCTGGCCCACAAGCGGGACGAGCACTGCTCCCTCACCGCCATCGCCGAGACCGAGGCCCGGCTGCGCGCCTGGCTCGGCTGACCGCCACCCCCGCGTTCGTCGTGCGTGCCCGGCATCCCCCGGGCACCCACGG
The window above is part of the Kitasatospora sp. HUAS MG31 genome. Proteins encoded here:
- the dapE gene encoding succinyl-diaminopimelate desuccinylase; the protein is MSSPNAPLDLTIDGGALTARLVDFPSVSGDEQPLADAVEAALRAHPHLTVDRFGNNVVARTTLGRAERVLIAGHLDTVPIADNLPSYVEGDLLYGCGTSDMKSGVAVALRLAATLPEPNRDLTFVFYDCEEIEASRNGLGRLAAAHPEWLAADFAVLMEPSGATVEGGCQGTLRADVKLTGTRAHSARSWLGDNAIHKAVEVLRRLSEYQPRRVEIDGLEYREGLNATRIDGGVAGNVIPDECVVHVNFRFAPDRTVEEAADHVREVFAGFDVDVTDSAAGALPGLAQPAARDFLAAVGGKPRAKFGWTDVARFSALGVPAVNYGPGDPNLAHKRDEHCSLTAIAETEARLRAWLG